Below is a genomic region from Persicimonas caeni.
TGGCTGCCGGTGTCGGGCGAGCTGCCGGTGTCGGGGGAGCTGCCCGTGTCGGGCGTGCTGCCCGTGTCGGACGTGCTGCCGGTATCTGGATACCACCACCAGTCGTCATCATCGTCGTCTTCGTCATCAGTGCTACCTGTGTCGGGAGTGCTGCCCGTATCTGGCGTGCTGCCTGTGTCGGGAATGCTGCCCGTATCGGCCGCGCTGCCAGTGTCAGTCACTGTGCCGGTGTCGGCCGGGCTACCGGCGTCGCCCATATCGTCATCGTCGACCTGGCCATCGTCGTTATCGGGCTGGCCCTCGTCGGCGAACTGGCCGGCGTCGCTCTCTCCGCCGCTGTCGAGCGGCTCGCGGGCGTCCGCGAGCCCTTCGCTGTCCGGTCTGCTGGACGCATCGCCGCGCTCCCGGTCTTCGAGCGAATCGCCCGTATCGGAGCGTGCCTCGACGTCGGCCTCATCGGCTGCGTCCGATTCTGAAAGCTGCTCGTCAGGCGACGTGGTTTTGTATTTCGGAGTGATGTCTTGGCCGCAACCAAAGGCGATGAACGAGACCAAGAAGGCGACTGCGAATCTATAGGATACTGCCATGGTAGTACTGCTCTAAGTGGTTGTGTTTCCACGGCTTTCGTATCCTATAACGTGTTGGTTTTGAAGCGGTTTTTTGAGTCCGTTGCACTGAACGATAGCTCCAGAAAGCGTGCGCGCGGGGCGAACGAGCTTCGTCACCGAGCAACTTCGAATTGTGTACGACGCGCTCCCTCAGGATGCCCGCGCACAAATCGGGCGTTTTCTCGAGCCCAAAATGCGCTAAAACAGTATGAGAGCGAAGATAACCAAGCCCCCCAGCCCAACGACCATGCCCAAGACGCGCCGTAGAAGACGCAAGCATCCAGCCCAATGCCCGTGCGGTCTCGCAAATCGCTATCGAGAGTGCTGCGGACGGTTCCACCGCGGAGACGCGACGCCCGAAAGCCCCGTCGAATTGATGCGTTCGCGCTACGCGGCCTACGCCAAAGGGGAGGTCGATTACGTCATCGAGACGACCGACCCCGACGGCGAGGCGTGGGAAGAGCCCGAATCGAAGTGGCGGGCCGACATTCGCAAGTTCGGCCGCGATGTAGACTTCTTGGGTGTCGACATCATCGACTCGGGCGTCGAGGAAGACGCCGGTTGGGTGCGCTTTCACGCCAGGCTTCGCTCGAACGGCGCGAACGCCTCGTTCACCGAGCGCAGCGAGTTCGTGCGCCGCGACGGCAAGTGGTTCTACAGCCGCGGTGAAGTCGAGGTCGAGGGCGTGAGCGGGTGACCGACAACGAGGGCTCGTATCAGGCCGTGAAGAACCCGGAGATGCGCTCCGTTAACCAGCCTCGAAACTCGTCGGTCGTCGGCGGACAATGTCGGCAGTCGGCCATCAACTCAGTCGCCTCCAGGCTCGGAATGAGCTTCTCGACGCGCGAAATGACTTGCTCGCCGGGGAAGCTCAGATCTTTGTCGGCAGCGAGCACGATGGTCGGCGCGCGTAACTCGTCGAACTCTCCCACTTTGGCCAGCCGAGGGATCTTGACCCGCCCC
It encodes:
- a CDS encoding YchJ family protein codes for the protein MRSRYAAYAKGEVDYVIETTDPDGEAWEEPESKWRADIRKFGRDVDFLGVDIIDSGVEEDAGWVRFHARLRSNGANASFTERSEFVRRDGKWFYSRGEVEVEGVSG